GGCCGAGCAGTTCGCCACCATGTCGGAGCTGATCCGCCAGGTCAAAGCCGCGAAGTAGGCTGCCCGGCGCCGCGTGCACGGACACACCCGCACCGGCGCCGCCTCAGACCGGCCGTACACGCGGCAGGTCCGAGTCTTGTCGCCGTGGTGGTCCGCTCCCCTGGGGCGCGGACCACCACGGCGGACAGTGCCTTGCCGGACTGCGCACACGGGGTGGGGATGACGGAGACGACGGCGCGGCAGCGCGAACTCAACGAGGCGAGCGCCGGGCTGTGGGAGGGCTACGCGGCGCATCGGCGCCGGGTCACCGGTCTCGTGCTGCGGCAAGCCGCCGGCGACCGGGGCAGGCTCGTCGTGCTGGGTGCGGGGAACTGCAACGACCTCGAACTGAACGAACTGGCGACGCGCTTCGCGGAGATCCATCTCGTCGACCTCGACGGAGACGCGCTGCGGGCGGCCGTCGCCCGGCAGCGAGCCGACCCGGCTGTCGTCCGCCTGCACCCGGACACCGACGTGGTGGACCTGCCCGACGCGGTGTCGTCGGCGCTCGGCGCGGCCGATGTCGTGGTCTCGGCGACCCTGCTCACGCAGTTGCTCGACACCGCGGTCGCGTCCGGCGTGCCCCCCGACGGGCTCCTGCGCCTGCGCGACCACCATCTGCGCACGATCGCCGGCCTGCTGCGGCCGGGCGGAGCCGGACTGCTGATCACCGACGTGGTCTCCTCGGACACCTGCCTGGATCTCCCACAGGTGTCGCCGGACCGGCTGGGACACCTGCTGGAGCGCAGCATCGCCGCGGGCGACTTCTTCACCGGGACCAATCCGTTCGCGATCGTCCGGCAGTTGCAGGCAGACTCGCGGTACGGGCTGCGGCCGGTCGGCGTGCCTTCGCCGTGGCGCTGGGATGTCGGACGCCGCAGCTACCTGGTGTGCTGTGTGGTGACGGAGCGACGGCCGCACGGCCGGGAACGGTGACCTCCGGCACCGCGGTCCGCAGGCGATCCGGCTGCCGACCGTGTCGAGACGGCGGCTCAGGCTTGGCCGGCGGCGGCGATGGTGCCGTCCGGGGTGGCCAGGTAGACCGGGATGCCCGTGGTCACGTCACTGACGGCGGCCAGGTCACCGGCGTCGACCACCGAGGCCTCGGTGACCACGAGCGCCGCCTCCAGGGTGCTCGCGCCCGCGGCGACGGCCGAGGCGACCGCCAGCCGCAGCGCCGACACCGAGAACGAGGGCAGGTTGACGCTGACCCCGGTGTAGGTGCGGCCGTCGCCGTCGCGCACCGCCGCGCCCTCGATCGCGCCGATCCGGGCGCGGGCCGAGCGGGCCATGGTGAGCAGCTTGCGGTCCTCGGCGGAGACGGTCTCCGCGGACGGCTCAGACATCGGCCATGTGCCTTTCCTGGGGGGTGGTGTCGTCGGCGGGCTCGTCGCGGGTGACCAGCACCGTGTCGATGTGGTTGCGGCGGCCGGTGGTGCCCTCGGCGACCAGGGTCAGCCCGCCCACCGACACCCGGGCGCCGGGGATCGGCACCCGGCCCAGCGCCTGGGCCAGCAGGCCGGCCACGGTCTCCACCTCGTCGGCGGGCAGCTCGACGTCGAACAACTCGCCGAGGTCCTCGACGGGCAGCCGGCCGGTCACCCGCACCGCGCCGTCCTCGAGGCGCTCCACGGGCGGGCGCTCCACGTCGTACTCGTCGGTGATCTCGCCGACGATCTCCTCGAGGATGTCCTCGATCGTGATAAGGCCGGCGGTGCCGCCGTACTCGTCGATGACGATGGCCAGGTGGGTGCGGGCCGCCTGCATCTCCGACAGCAGGTCGTCGACGGGCTTGAACTCCGGCACGAACGAGGCCACCCGCATCAGGTGCGCGACCGGCGTCGCCGCGCCGCCCTCCTGCACCTGGCGGGCCAGATCCTTCAGGTACACCACGCCGAGCACGTCGTCGACCGACTCGCCGATCACCGGCACCCGCGAGAAACCCGAGCGCAGGGCCAGCGCCAGCGCCTGCTCGGAGGCCTTGGTCGACTCGACCCAGACCATCTCGGTGCGCGGGACCATGACCTCGCGGGCGATCGTGTCGCCCAGCGCGAAGACCGAGTGGATCATCTCGCGCTCGCCGTGCTCCACCACGCCGCGCTGCTCGGCGAGGTCGACCAGCTCGCGCAGCTCCACCTGGGTGCTGGCGAACGGCCCCTCGCGGAAGCCCTTGCCGGGGGTGACCGCGTTGCCGATGACGATCAGCAGGCTCGCCAGCGGGCCGAGCACCCGGCCCAGCCAGCGCAGCACGGGGGCGGTGTAACGGCCCACCTCGTACGCGTGCTGGCGCCCGATGGTGCGCGGCGCGACGCCGACCACCACGAAGCTGATGACCGTCATCGCGCCGGCGGTGACCAGCGCGGCGGTCCAGCCGGGCCCGAACGTGTCCACCGCGACCAGCGCCACCAGCGTGGTCGCGGTCAGCTCACTGAGCAGCCGCAGCAGCAGGAGCAGGTTGATGTGGCGCACCGCGTCGGCCGCCACCGCCTGCAGCGCGGCCGCGCCGCGCATGCCCTCCCGGGCCAGCTCCGCCGCGCGGGCGGGTGAGATCACGGCCAGCGCCGACTCGGCCATCGCGAACACGCCGGCGAGCACCACCAGACCGGCCGCCGACCAGAGCAGCGACGCGTCGGGCAGACCACCCAGTTCGCTCACCGCACTGCCCCGCCGGACACGGCCGGGACGGTATGGGCAGGGTTCATGATCCGCTCGCCCCGCCCGCCGCGCGAGCCTGCCAGCTGTCCAGGAGTTTGCCCTGCAGGGCGAACATCTCCCGCTCCTCCTCCGGCTCGGCGTGGTCGTAGCCGAGCAGATGCAGCACGCCGTGGATGGTGAGCATGCTCAGCTCATCCGCGGTGCCGTAGTCACCGTGCAGCCCCGAAGCGGGCGCATCCGGCACGTTATCACCGGCCGGCATCCGCGACTGATCCTCTGTCCGCATCCGCGGATCGGCGCTCCCGTACCGGAGCGCCTGGGCCGCGGCCACCTCGGGGCACAGCACGATGTCACCGAGCAGCGAGGGCTGCCCGCCGGAGGACTCCGACGGGCCGTGATCGATCGTGTCCTCGTCCATCGGGAAGGCCAGCACGTCCGTCGGGCCGTCCTTGTCCATCCAGCGGTGGTTCAGCTCCGCCATGTAGTCGGAGTCGACCAGCAGCACCGACAGCTCGGCGAGCGGGTTCACCCCCATCTGGACCAGGGCGTGCCGGGCCACCGCCACGATGGCGTCGGCGTCGACGTCGAACCCGGACTCGTTGGCGATCTCGATAGACACAGTTCATTCCCTCGCGTCAGCGGCGCCGCCCCGCACCGCGCCGCGGCACGGGGTGGACGTTCGCCGGTAGCGTCTCACGCTGCTGGCTCTCGTCCCACTTGGCGTATGCGTCAACGATCTCGCCGACCAGCCGGTGGCGCACCACGTCGGCACTGGTGAGCCGCGAGAAGTGCACGTCCTCCAGTCCGTCCAGGATCTCCTGCACGACGCGCAGGCCGCTGCGCTGGTCGCCGGGCAGGTCGATCTGGGTGACGTCGCCGGTGACCACGACCTTGGAGTTGAAGCCGAGCCGGGTCAGGAACATCTTCATCTGCTCGGGCGTGGTGTTCTGTGCCTCGTCCAGGATGATGAAGGCGTCGTTGAGGGTCCGGCCGCGCATGTACGCCAGCGGCGCCACCTCGATCGTGCCCTGCGTCATCAGGCGCGGGATCGACTCGGGGTCCATCATGTCGTGCAGCGCGTCGTACAGCGGGCGCAGGTACGGGTCGATCTTCTCGTTGAGGGTGCCGGGCAGGAAGCCCAGCCGCTCCCCCGCCTCGACCGCCGGCCGGGTCAGGATGATCCGGGTGACCTGCTTGGCCTGCAGGGCCTGGACCGCCTTGGCCATGGCCAGGTAGGTCTTGCCGGTGCCCGCCGGGCCGATGCCGAAGACGATCGTGTTCTCGTCGATCGCGTCGACGTACTTCTTCTGCCCGAGGGTCTTGGGGCGGATGGTGCGCCCGCGACGGGAGAGGATGTTGAGGGTGAGCACCTCGGCCGGGCGCTCGGTGGTGTTCTCATCGGTAAGCATGCCGACGGTGCGTCGGACGGCGTCCTCGGTCAGCGTCTCGCCCTTCTCGATCAGCTCCAGCAGCTCACCGAAGACGCGCTCGGCAAGCGCGTTCTCGGCCGCCGGGCCGGTAATGGTGATCTCGTTGCCCCGGACCAGGATGTCGCTGGACAGGGCCTTCTCGATGAGCTTGAGCACGCGATCGCCGGTGCCCAGCAACTGGACCATGACACTCGGGTCGGACACGGTGATCTTCGTACGCACCGCGTTCGGAGAGGAACCAACGCTCATAAGTCGGCCGACCGGCCTTCCGCCACCCGCTCTCTAGCTCACCGGCCGGCTCGGGTCGCCCGCCGCTGCCCACCATCGTAGTCGCGCACACCGACTCCACCGCCAGTGGTTATGCCGCGCGTTCTCCCGAACCACCCCCTGCCGGCACCCCCATACCCACCCACCACACCCAGACACCCACCGATCCCCCACCCGCTCCGCCGGAGCCGCGCCGCCGCCGGCCGCTGCCCCCACTGCGTCGATCTTGCGCGAACTGTTGCCCATTTGCCCGGCTAGTGCGTGTCGCACCCACATTTCGCGCAAGATCGCGCGGGCGGGGAGGGCGCGGGCAGGGAGGGCGTGGGGAGAGGGGGCGGGGTCAGGGGTGGGAGGCC
The Catellatospora sp. IY07-71 DNA segment above includes these coding regions:
- a CDS encoding class I SAM-dependent methyltransferase, which gives rise to MTETTARQRELNEASAGLWEGYAAHRRRVTGLVLRQAAGDRGRLVVLGAGNCNDLELNELATRFAEIHLVDLDGDALRAAVARQRADPAVVRLHPDTDVVDLPDAVSSALGAADVVVSATLLTQLLDTAVASGVPPDGLLRLRDHHLRTIAGLLRPGGAGLLITDVVSSDTCLDLPQVSPDRLGHLLERSIAAGDFFTGTNPFAIVRQLQADSRYGLRPVGVPSPWRWDVGRRSYLVCCVVTERRPHGRER
- a CDS encoding cytidine deaminase, with the protein product MSEPSAETVSAEDRKLLTMARSARARIGAIEGAAVRDGDGRTYTGVSVNLPSFSVSALRLAVASAVAAGASTLEAALVVTEASVVDAGDLAAVSDVTTGIPVYLATPDGTIAAAGQA
- a CDS encoding hemolysin family protein: MSELGGLPDASLLWSAAGLVVLAGVFAMAESALAVISPARAAELAREGMRGAAALQAVAADAVRHINLLLLLRLLSELTATTLVALVAVDTFGPGWTAALVTAGAMTVISFVVVGVAPRTIGRQHAYEVGRYTAPVLRWLGRVLGPLASLLIVIGNAVTPGKGFREGPFASTQVELRELVDLAEQRGVVEHGEREMIHSVFALGDTIAREVMVPRTEMVWVESTKASEQALALALRSGFSRVPVIGESVDDVLGVVYLKDLARQVQEGGAATPVAHLMRVASFVPEFKPVDDLLSEMQAARTHLAIVIDEYGGTAGLITIEDILEEIVGEITDEYDVERPPVERLEDGAVRVTGRLPVEDLGELFDVELPADEVETVAGLLAQALGRVPIPGARVSVGGLTLVAEGTTGRRNHIDTVLVTRDEPADDTTPQERHMADV
- the ybeY gene encoding rRNA maturation RNase YbeY; protein product: MSIEIANESGFDVDADAIVAVARHALVQMGVNPLAELSVLLVDSDYMAELNHRWMDKDGPTDVLAFPMDEDTIDHGPSESSGGQPSLLGDIVLCPEVAAAQALRYGSADPRMRTEDQSRMPAGDNVPDAPASGLHGDYGTADELSMLTIHGVLHLLGYDHAEPEEEREMFALQGKLLDSWQARAAGGASGS
- a CDS encoding PhoH family protein; translation: MSVGSSPNAVRTKITVSDPSVMVQLLGTGDRVLKLIEKALSSDILVRGNEITITGPAAENALAERVFGELLELIEKGETLTEDAVRRTVGMLTDENTTERPAEVLTLNILSRRGRTIRPKTLGQKKYVDAIDENTIVFGIGPAGTGKTYLAMAKAVQALQAKQVTRIILTRPAVEAGERLGFLPGTLNEKIDPYLRPLYDALHDMMDPESIPRLMTQGTIEVAPLAYMRGRTLNDAFIILDEAQNTTPEQMKMFLTRLGFNSKVVVTGDVTQIDLPGDQRSGLRVVQEILDGLEDVHFSRLTSADVVRHRLVGEIVDAYAKWDESQQRETLPANVHPVPRRGAGRRR